In one window of Festucalex cinctus isolate MCC-2025b chromosome 14, RoL_Fcin_1.0, whole genome shotgun sequence DNA:
- the smndc1 gene encoding survival of motor neuron-related-splicing factor 30: MSEDLVKQLGSYKAQLQQVEVALSTDQENEDLLKLQKDLQEVIDLTKDLLASQPAEATPSANGSAPAPIRHIWKVGDKCLSVWSQDGQVYEAEIEEIDHENSTAAVTFTGYGNAEVIPLQNLKAVEDRRRLEDDLGLSRNKSRKEQIAEQREYKKKKAQKKVLRMKELEQEREDQKSKWQQFNNKAYSKNKKGQVKRSIFASPESVNGKVGVGTCGIADKPMTQYNDTSKYNVRHLMPQ, translated from the exons ATGTCCGAGGACTTGGTGAAGCAGCTCGGCAGCTACAAAGCTCAACTACAGCAGGTTGAGGTTGCCTTGTCCACCGATCAAGAAAATGAGGATCTCCTCAAGCTACAGAAAGACTTACAG GAAGTCATCGACTTGACAAAGGACCTCTTGGCCTCGCAGCCTGCCGAAGCTACCCCCAGTGCCAATGGATCTGCGCCGGCGCCCATCAGGCACATCTGGAAAGTGGGCGACAAGTGTTTGTCCGTGTGGAGTCAGGACGGACA GGTGTATGAGGCCGAGATCGAGGAGATAGACCACGAGAACAGCACGGCCGCCGTCACCTTCACCGGCTACGGCAACGCCGAAGTCATCCCCCTGCAGAACCTCAAAGCGGTGGAGGACCGCAGGCGCCTCGAAGACGACCTCGGCTTGTCCAGGAACAAATCGAG AAAGGAGCAGATAGCCGAGCAGCGAGAATACAAAAAGAAGAAAGCCCAGAAAAAGGTGTTGAGGATGAAGGAACTGGAGCAGGAGAGAGAGGACCAAAAGTCCAAGTGGCAACAGTTCAACAACAAAGCTTACTCAAAGAACAAGAAAGGACAG GTAAAGCGAAGCATATTTGCATCCCCAGAAAGCGTCAACGGCAAAGTGGGTGTGGGCACGTGCGGCATCGCCGACAAGCCTATGACGCAGTACAACGACACATCCAAATATAACGTCAGGCATCTAATGCCGCAGTGA
- the LOC144001069 gene encoding BCL2/adenovirus E1B 19 kDa protein-interacting protein 3-like, producing MSTPKDASSEESLQGSWVEFHFSGAASQSNTRHGSQELVMPTSTQQDDVENMLLDAQHESGRSSSSGSSQCNSPRRALTPLVWRGSGGSSLQSEEDLQERRQEVELMMKKNGDWIWDWSSRPENNPPKEFLLKHPKRSTPLSMRNSSVMKEGGVLSPDFLQLFLPSLIISHMLAIGLGIYIGKRLSSHSTF from the exons ATGTCCACACCAAAGGACGCTTCTTCGGAGGAGAGTTTGCAAG GGTCGTGGGTGGAGTTCCACTTCAGCGGGGCGGCCTCACAAAGCAACACTCGCCACGGTAGCCAAGAGCTCGTAATGCCCACGTCCACTCAGCAGGATGACGTGGAAAACATGTTGCTGGACGCCCAACACGAGTCTGGCAGGAGCAGCTCCAGCGGAAGCTCGCAGTGCAACAG CCCACGCAGAGCGCTGACCCCTCTGGTGTGGAGAGGCTCTGGGGGAAGCAGCTTGCAG TCGGAAGAGGACCTTCAGGAAAGAAGACAGGAAGTGGAGCTGATGATGAAGAAAAACGGAGACTGGATCTGGGACTGGTCCAGTCGACCCGAGAACAATCCGCCGAA GGAGTTCCTGCTCAAGCACCCCAAGCGCTCCACCCCGCTCAGCATGCGCAACAGCAGCGTCATGAAGGAGGGCGGCGTCCTCTCGCCCGACTTCCTGCAGCTCTTCCTGCCCTCCTTAATCATCTCGCACATGCTCGCCATCGGCCTCGG GATATACATCGGCAAGCGTCTGAGCTCCCACAGCACCTTCTGA
- the LOC144001332 gene encoding alpha-2A adrenergic receptor-like, with translation MDCLNLSDETAAARHPYTAQTSAPLTLLVGVLILMTVFGNVMVVVAVTTSRSLRAPQNLFLLSLACADILVATSVMPFSLANELMGYWYFGKVWCEIYLALDVFFCTSSIVHLCAISLDRYWSITRAIEYNLRRTPHRIKCTIVIVWVLAAIISFPPLITMKKDEGQEDRPECQINKEKWYIIFSSTASFFAPCAIMVLVYMRIYQVAKQRTRTPPGERSRENGRHCDANCGLEREEGEVNGDLADESSSDGHEVTLCSLKKRRAPKFGHEKPGEAAPKSEANCSRWKGRQRRERRFTLVLAVVVGVFVLCWLPFFFTYTLTAVCACCVPETLFKMFFWLGYCNSSLNPVIYTIFNNDFRRSFKKILCRKTQIDL, from the coding sequence ATGGACTGCCTGAACTTGAGCGATGAGACCGCGGCTGCCCGGCATCCATACACCGCTCAGACCTCGGCCCCACTGACCCTTCTGGTGGGCGTCCTCATCCTGATGACCGTCTTTGGCAACGTCATGGTGGTCGTCGCCGTGACGACCAGCCGCTCCCTCCGAGCTCCGCAGAACTTGTTCCTGCTCTCTCTGGCGTGCGCTGACATCCTGGTGGCCACGTCGGTGATGCCCTTCTCGCTGGCCAATGAACTGATGGGTTATTGGTACTTTGGCAAGGTGTGGTGTGAAATCTACCTGGCGTTGGACGTGTTTTTCTGCACCTCGTCCATCGTCCACCTGTGCGCCATAAGCCTGGACCGATACTGGTCCATCACGCGGGCCATTGAGTACAACCTGAGAAGGACGCCACACCGGATCAAATGCACCATCGTCATTGTTTGGGTGCTGGCGGCCATTATCTCCTTCCCGCCGCTGATCACCATGAAGAAGGACGAGGGCCAAGAAGACCGACCCGAGTGTCAAATAAACAAAGAGAAGTGGTACATCATCTTCTCCAGCACCGCCTCCTTCTTCGCGCCCTGCGCCATCATGGTCCTTGTCTACATGAGGATCTACCAGGTGGCCAAGCAGAGGACGAGAACTCCGCCGGGTGAAAGGTCACGAGAAAACGGACGGCATTGTGACGCGAATTGCGGCTTGGAGCGCGAGGAAGGGGAGGTCAACGGCGACTTGGCGGATGAGTCGTCATCCGACGGCCACGAAGTAACCTTGTGCTCCCTGAAAAAGAGGCGGGCCCCCAAGTTTGGCCACGAGAAGCCCGGAGAAGCCGCCCCGAAGTCGGAGGCCAACTGCAGCCGCTGGAAAGGAAGACAGCGGCGAGAGAGACGCTTCACGTTAGTGCTGGCCGTGGTGGTGGGGGTGTTCGTCCTGTGCTggctccccttcttcttcacgTACACGCTCACGGCCGTCTGCGCATGCTGCGTGCCCGAGACGCTCTTCAAGATGTTCTTCTGGTTGGGATACTGCAACAGCTCCCTAAACCCGGTCATATACACCATATTCAATAACGACTTCAGGAGGTCCTTTAAAAAGATCCTCTGCAGGAAAACCCAGATCGATTTATAA